One Streptococcus gallolyticus subsp. gallolyticus DSM 16831 DNA window includes the following coding sequences:
- the gatB gene encoding Asp-tRNA(Asn)/Glu-tRNA(Gln) amidotransferase subunit GatB codes for MNFETVIGLEVHVELNTNSKIFSPTSAHFGNEQNANTNVIDWSFPGVLPVMNKGVIDAGIKAALALNMDIHQNMHFDRKNYFYPDNPKAYQISQFDEPIGYNGWIEIELEDGSTKKIRIERAHLEEDAGKNTHGTDGYSYVDLNRQGVPLIEIVSEADMRSPEEAYAYLTALKEVIQYTGISDVKMEEGSMRVDANISLRPYGQEEFGVKAELKNLNSFNNVRKGLIYEQKRQAQVLRSGGQIQQETRRYDESTGETILMRVKEGSSDYRYFPEPDLPLYEVSDEWIESVRKTLPEFPKDRRAKYVNEFGLTAYDAAQLTATKATSDFFESAVALGGDAKQVSNWLQGEVAQFLNSENKTLPEILLTPENLVEMLAIIADGTISSKIAKKVFVHLAKNGGSAREYVEKAGLVQISDPAVLIPIIHQVFEDNEAAVADFKSGKRNADKAFTGFLMKATKGKANPQVALKLLAQELAKLKED; via the coding sequence ATGAACTTTGAAACAGTCATCGGGCTTGAAGTCCACGTTGAGTTAAATACAAATTCAAAGATTTTTTCACCGACATCAGCACATTTTGGTAATGAACAAAATGCCAATACAAATGTTATCGACTGGTCATTTCCAGGTGTTCTTCCTGTGATGAATAAAGGTGTTATTGACGCTGGTATTAAAGCAGCCTTGGCACTTAACATGGATATTCACCAAAATATGCACTTTGACCGTAAAAACTATTTCTATCCTGATAATCCAAAAGCTTACCAAATTTCACAATTTGATGAGCCAATTGGCTACAATGGTTGGATTGAAATTGAGCTTGAAGATGGGTCAACTAAGAAAATTCGTATCGAACGTGCTCACTTGGAAGAAGATGCTGGTAAAAATACTCACGGTACTGATGGTTATTCTTATGTTGACCTTAACCGTCAAGGTGTGCCATTGATTGAAATCGTATCAGAAGCTGATATGCGTTCACCAGAAGAAGCTTATGCTTACTTAACAGCCCTTAAAGAAGTTATTCAATACACTGGTATTTCTGACGTTAAAATGGAAGAAGGTTCTATGCGTGTGGATGCCAACATCTCTCTTCGTCCATATGGTCAAGAAGAATTTGGTGTGAAAGCTGAATTGAAAAACTTGAACTCATTTAACAACGTGCGTAAGGGGCTTATCTATGAGCAAAAACGCCAAGCACAAGTTCTTCGTTCAGGTGGTCAAATTCAACAAGAAACACGTCGTTATGATGAATCAACTGGTGAAACAATCTTGATGCGTGTTAAGGAAGGGTCATCAGATTATCGTTATTTCCCAGAACCAGACCTGCCACTTTACGAAGTGTCAGACGAATGGATTGAATCAGTTCGCAAAACATTGCCAGAATTTCCAAAAGACCGTCGTGCCAAATACGTCAATGAATTTGGTTTGACAGCTTACGATGCTGCGCAATTGACAGCAACGAAAGCAACATCTGATTTCTTTGAAAGTGCAGTTGCGCTTGGTGGTGATGCTAAACAAGTTTCTAACTGGTTGCAGGGTGAAGTTGCTCAATTCTTGAACAGCGAAAATAAGACACTTCCAGAAATCTTGTTAACACCTGAAAATCTTGTTGAAATGCTTGCTATCATTGCTGACGGCACTATTTCATCAAAAATTGCTAAGAAAGTCTTTGTTCATTTGGCTAAAAATGGTGGTTCTGCGCGTGAATACGTTGAAAAAGCTGGTTTGGTTCAAATTTCTGACCCTGCTGTGCTTATTCCGATTATCCACCAAGTCTTTGAGGACAATGAAGCTGCTGTTGCTGACTTTAAGTCTGGTAAACGTAATGCCGATAAAGCCTTCACTGGATTCTTGATGAAAGCCACAAAAGGTAAAGCAAACCCACAAGTTGCCCTTAAATTGTTGGCACAAGAGTTGGCAAAATTAAAAGAAGACTAA